One Mycobacteroides salmoniphilum DNA segment encodes these proteins:
- a CDS encoding hemolysin family protein — protein MSGIGLLLAAIVLVGLGGTFAAIDAAINTVSSARVDELVREERPGAVRLSVVIRDRPRYVNLVVLLRTTCEILSTVCLAGYLTARMSLGAALMISAIVMVVTSFVAIGVGPRTLGRQHAYSIALGAAVPLQVISVLLGPISRLLILLGNAVTPGRGFRNGPFASEIELREVVDMAQQRGVVADDERRMIQSVFELGDTPAREVMVPRTEMVWIESDKTAGQATSLAVRSGHSRIPVVGENVDDVVGVVFLKDLVQQTYYSVNGGRDVTVAQVMRPAVFVPDSKPLDALLREMQQHRKHMALLVDEYGAIAGLVTIEDVLEEIVGEIADEYDHDEVAPVEDLKHKIFRVSARLPIEDLGELYGIEFDEDLDVETVGGLLALELGRVPLPGATAASHGLLLQAEGGPDTRGRVRIGTILVQPDPEGAAVADDEKAEKRDE, from the coding sequence ATGTCTGGCATAGGGCTGCTGCTGGCGGCGATCGTCCTGGTCGGCCTGGGCGGTACGTTCGCGGCGATCGACGCGGCCATCAACACCGTGTCCTCGGCGCGTGTCGACGAGCTGGTTCGTGAGGAAAGGCCGGGCGCGGTAAGGCTTTCGGTGGTGATCCGGGACCGTCCGCGCTATGTGAATCTGGTTGTCCTGCTGCGCACCACCTGCGAGATCTTGTCGACGGTGTGCCTGGCCGGGTATCTGACGGCGCGGATGAGCCTGGGCGCCGCACTGATGATTTCGGCGATCGTCATGGTGGTGACGAGCTTCGTGGCGATCGGGGTGGGCCCGCGCACGTTGGGACGCCAACATGCGTACTCGATAGCGCTGGGTGCCGCCGTTCCGCTGCAGGTGATTTCGGTGCTGTTGGGCCCCATTTCGCGGCTGCTCATCCTGCTCGGTAACGCGGTGACGCCCGGGCGCGGTTTCCGCAACGGCCCGTTTGCCTCCGAGATCGAGCTGCGCGAGGTGGTCGACATGGCGCAGCAGCGCGGCGTGGTGGCCGATGACGAACGTCGAATGATCCAGTCGGTGTTCGAGCTGGGCGATACGCCCGCCCGCGAGGTGATGGTGCCGCGCACCGAGATGGTGTGGATCGAATCTGACAAGACGGCCGGGCAAGCCACCTCACTGGCGGTGCGCAGCGGGCACTCCCGCATCCCGGTAGTCGGGGAGAACGTCGACGACGTCGTCGGGGTGGTCTTTCTCAAGGACCTTGTGCAGCAGACCTACTACTCGGTGAACGGTGGCCGCGATGTCACCGTGGCGCAGGTGATGAGGCCGGCGGTGTTCGTTCCGGACTCCAAGCCGCTGGATGCGCTGCTGCGTGAGATGCAGCAGCACCGCAAGCACATGGCGCTGCTCGTCGACGAGTATGGGGCGATCGCCGGGTTGGTGACCATCGAGGACGTGCTGGAGGAGATCGTCGGGGAGATCGCCGACGAGTACGACCACGACGAGGTCGCTCCGGTGGAGGACTTGAAACACAAGATCTTTCGTGTCTCTGCCAGGTTGCCGATCGAGGACCTGGGTGAGCTGTACGGCATTGAATTCGACGAGGACCTGGACGTCGAGACCGTCGGCGGACTACTCGCATTGGAGTTGGGACGCGTTCCGCTGCCGGGGGCCACGGCCGCTTCGCACGGACTTTTGCTACAGGCTGAGGGTGGCCCGGACACGCGGGGCCGGGTGCGCATCGGCACGATTCTGGTGCAACCCGACCCCGAGGGCGCGGCGGTGGCAGACGACGAGAAAGCAGAGAAAAGAGATGAGTGA
- a CDS encoding 16S rRNA (uracil(1498)-N(3))-methyltransferase, translated as MAAATIFYVDQVPAVGEQVSLLGDEGHHATRVLRMRVGEPVMVCDGTGEVGDGVVASVDRTSLSIAVTARWSAAAAVPTVTVVQALPKSDRAELAVDLAVEAGADEIVPWQAQRCVSRWDAQNDPDKAAKGRRRWEAVARAASRQSRRAFVPTVSTLHSTPQLAELVRQRAADGAVVLVLHESADSGLSARGERLSAASSVVLIVGPEGGVADDELRVLADAGAVAVRLGPTVLRTSSAAAVALGALGVLTDRWADGPLAHR; from the coding sequence ATGGCGGCTGCCACGATCTTCTACGTTGACCAGGTTCCCGCCGTCGGGGAGCAGGTGAGTCTGCTGGGTGACGAGGGACACCACGCCACGCGGGTGCTGCGCATGCGTGTCGGTGAGCCCGTGATGGTGTGCGACGGCACGGGCGAGGTCGGCGACGGCGTCGTCGCCTCCGTTGACCGCACCAGCCTGTCGATCGCGGTGACGGCGCGCTGGAGCGCCGCCGCCGCAGTCCCCACAGTGACTGTGGTGCAGGCTCTTCCAAAATCCGATCGCGCCGAGCTTGCCGTCGATCTGGCGGTGGAGGCGGGCGCCGACGAGATCGTTCCGTGGCAGGCGCAGCGATGTGTATCGCGCTGGGACGCACAGAACGACCCGGACAAGGCGGCGAAGGGGCGGCGGCGCTGGGAGGCGGTGGCACGGGCGGCGTCACGACAGTCCCGCCGGGCCTTCGTCCCGACAGTGTCGACACTGCATTCGACGCCGCAGCTGGCCGAGCTGGTCCGTCAGCGGGCGGCCGACGGGGCCGTCGTGCTGGTGCTGCATGAGTCGGCGGACTCCGGGCTCAGCGCCCGGGGCGAGCGGCTGTCCGCGGCGTCGTCGGTGGTGCTCATTGTGGGGCCCGAGGGCGGTGTCGCGGACGACGAGCTGCGGGTTTTGGCGGACGCGGGTGCGGTCGCGGTGCGTTTGGGGCCGACGGTGTTGCGCACCTCCAGTGCCGCTGCGGTCGCGTTGGGTGCCCTCGGGGTGCTCACTGACCGATGGGCCGACGGTCCGCTGGCGCACCGGTGA
- the ybeY gene encoding rRNA maturation RNase YbeY yields the protein MSIEVVNESGVDVAEGELVSVARFAIAAMDVHPAAELSMMLVDLAAMADLHMRWMDLPGPTDVMSFPMDELEPGGRPDAPEPGPSMLGDIVLCPQFAAEQAEAAGHSLAHELALLTVHGVLHLLGYDHAEPEEEREMFALQNQLLKDWYEQQAQLYRDSRLLDKSRNFDE from the coding sequence ATGAGCATAGAGGTCGTCAACGAGTCGGGTGTCGACGTCGCCGAGGGCGAGTTGGTCAGCGTCGCACGATTCGCCATCGCGGCAATGGATGTCCATCCGGCGGCGGAACTTTCGATGATGCTTGTCGATCTCGCGGCCATGGCAGACCTGCACATGCGGTGGATGGATCTGCCCGGTCCCACTGATGTGATGTCCTTCCCGATGGATGAACTGGAGCCCGGTGGGCGCCCGGACGCACCCGAACCCGGGCCCTCGATGCTCGGCGACATCGTGCTGTGCCCGCAGTTCGCGGCCGAACAGGCTGAGGCGGCGGGGCATTCGTTGGCACACGAGCTGGCGCTGCTGACCGTGCACGGCGTGCTGCACCTGCTCGGCTACGACCACGCCGAACCCGAGGAAGAGCGCGAGATGTTCGCGCTGCAGAATCAACTGCTGAAGGACTGGTACGAGCAGCAGGCCCAGCTGTATCGGGATAGCCGTCTGCTCGACAAGTCGCGCAACTTCGACGAGTGA
- the dnaJ gene encoding molecular chaperone DnaJ — protein sequence MARDYYGILGVSKGASDSELKRAYRKLARELHPDINPDEQAQTQFKEVSIAYEVLTDPEKRRIVDLGGDPLENGGGGNGFGGGFGSGFGGLGDVFEAFFGGSAGGSRGPRGRVQPGSDSLLRMRLELLECATGVSKQVTVDTAILCDGCTGKGTHGNSAPSACETCGGRGEVQTVQRSLLGQVLTSRPCPTCQGAGEVITDPCHKCGGDGRVRARRDITVKIPAGVGDGMRVRLAAQGEVGPGGGPAGDLYVEVHEKPHDVFIRDGDDLHFTVRVPMVEAALGTSVSVDAIIDGPTVVKVEPGSQPGSVVTMRGKGMPHLRTGVRGNLHAHLDVVVPTRMDAKERELLKDFKTRNKETAEVVWAESASGGVFSRLREAFTGR from the coding sequence GTGGCGCGTGATTATTACGGCATCCTCGGGGTCAGCAAGGGTGCCAGCGACAGCGAGCTCAAGCGGGCGTACCGCAAGCTCGCCCGCGAGCTGCACCCCGATATCAACCCCGATGAGCAGGCTCAGACGCAGTTCAAGGAGGTCAGCATCGCCTACGAGGTGCTGACCGATCCGGAGAAGCGGCGCATCGTCGACCTGGGTGGCGACCCGCTGGAGAACGGCGGTGGTGGCAACGGGTTCGGGGGTGGCTTCGGTTCGGGCTTCGGTGGTCTGGGCGACGTCTTCGAGGCATTCTTCGGCGGATCGGCCGGCGGCTCGCGTGGTCCGCGCGGCCGGGTGCAGCCCGGTTCCGACTCTCTGCTGCGCATGCGGCTTGAACTGCTGGAATGTGCGACCGGCGTCAGCAAGCAGGTGACCGTCGACACCGCGATTCTGTGCGACGGGTGTACCGGCAAGGGCACCCACGGAAACTCGGCGCCGAGCGCCTGCGAGACCTGTGGTGGCCGTGGCGAGGTGCAGACCGTGCAGCGCTCCCTGCTTGGCCAGGTGCTGACGTCGCGCCCCTGTCCGACGTGTCAGGGGGCCGGAGAGGTCATCACCGATCCCTGCCACAAGTGCGGCGGCGACGGCCGGGTGCGCGCGCGTCGAGACATCACGGTCAAGATCCCGGCCGGCGTCGGTGACGGCATGAGGGTGCGGCTGGCGGCCCAGGGTGAGGTCGGTCCCGGTGGTGGACCGGCCGGTGACCTGTACGTCGAGGTGCACGAGAAGCCACACGACGTGTTCATTCGTGACGGGGATGACCTGCACTTCACGGTCCGGGTCCCAATGGTGGAGGCGGCGCTGGGCACCAGTGTGTCGGTCGACGCCATCATCGACGGACCGACGGTCGTCAAGGTCGAGCCGGGATCGCAGCCGGGTTCGGTGGTGACGATGCGCGGGAAGGGCATGCCGCATCTGCGCACCGGTGTCCGCGGAAACCTGCACGCCCATTTGGACGTGGTGGTGCCGACTCGGATGGACGCCAAGGAACGCGAGCTGCTGAAGGACTTCAAGACCCGGAACAAGGAAACCGCCGAGGTGGTCTGGGCGGAATCGGCGTCGGGCGGGGTGTTCTCCCGGCTGCGCGAGGCGTTCACGGGCCGGTAG
- a CDS encoding amidase yields MSGFPTLTSQVSALVEGSASSVSLTLAALNAIKSSQPTLNAFRVVCAKSALADAAEADKRLARGERLPLLGVPIAIKDDTDLAGTPTAFGTAGAVGSESEDAELVKRLRAAGAVIVGKTNTCELGQWGFTSGPGFGHTRNPWSRGHTPGGSSGGSAAAVAAGLVAGAIGSDGAGSIRIPAAWTHLIGIKPQRGRISTWPLAEAFNGITVHGPLARTVADAALLLDAVSGSAPGDLHKPPLVRVLDAVHEDPGQLRIALSLKVPFSGFPAHIHPTIEAATRYVAHQLRSLGHMVSEGDPDYGVGLGLNFLPRATAGLLPWRDRLDAGAHWDHRTVTNMRTGRRLAGWALRRARAAEPRLQARVGKIFGSFNVVLAPTTAQPPTGIYDFDDIGSIATDRGQIGACPMTWPWNVLGWPSVNVPAGFTEDGLPVGVQLMGPANSEPLLISLAAQLESINDWASETPDPWW; encoded by the coding sequence ATGTCGGGCTTTCCTACGCTCACCTCCCAGGTCTCCGCGCTGGTAGAGGGTTCGGCCAGCTCCGTTTCCCTGACCCTCGCGGCGCTCAACGCGATCAAATCCAGCCAGCCGACCCTCAACGCGTTCCGGGTGGTGTGCGCCAAGAGTGCCCTCGCCGACGCCGCCGAGGCCGACAAGCGATTAGCCAGGGGCGAGCGGCTGCCGTTACTCGGGGTCCCCATCGCCATCAAGGACGACACCGACCTGGCGGGCACCCCCACCGCATTCGGTACCGCCGGAGCCGTCGGCTCCGAATCCGAGGACGCCGAGCTGGTAAAACGGCTGCGGGCAGCGGGTGCGGTGATCGTCGGCAAGACCAACACCTGTGAGCTCGGTCAGTGGGGCTTCACCAGCGGTCCCGGCTTCGGACACACCCGCAACCCGTGGAGCCGTGGTCACACCCCCGGCGGATCGTCGGGCGGCAGCGCCGCCGCGGTGGCGGCCGGGCTCGTCGCCGGGGCGATCGGTTCGGATGGGGCCGGCAGCATCCGGATTCCGGCCGCCTGGACGCATCTGATCGGCATCAAGCCGCAGCGTGGCCGGATCTCCACCTGGCCACTGGCGGAGGCGTTCAACGGGATAACGGTGCACGGGCCCCTGGCGCGCACGGTTGCCGATGCCGCGCTGCTGTTGGACGCCGTCTCGGGGAGCGCTCCCGGGGATTTACACAAGCCACCCCTCGTCCGGGTGCTCGACGCCGTCCACGAGGATCCGGGGCAGCTTCGTATCGCCCTGTCGCTCAAGGTTCCGTTCTCGGGGTTTCCCGCACACATTCATCCGACGATCGAAGCCGCCACTCGGTATGTGGCCCATCAGCTGCGTTCCCTTGGGCACATGGTGTCGGAGGGCGATCCGGATTACGGCGTCGGGCTCGGTCTGAATTTCCTGCCGCGGGCGACCGCCGGGCTGCTGCCGTGGCGGGACCGGCTCGATGCCGGGGCGCATTGGGATCACCGCACAGTGACCAACATGCGCACGGGCCGACGCCTGGCAGGCTGGGCGCTGCGGCGGGCGCGTGCCGCGGAGCCGCGGTTACAGGCACGCGTCGGCAAGATCTTCGGCAGCTTCAACGTCGTGCTGGCACCGACGACGGCCCAACCACCCACGGGCATCTACGATTTCGACGATATCGGCAGTATCGCCACGGACCGCGGACAAATCGGTGCCTGTCCCATGACCTGGCCGTGGAATGTACTCGGGTGGCCGTCGGTCAACGTACCCGCCGGGTTCACCGAGGACGGGCTGCCGGTCGGCGTGCAGCTGATGGGCCCGGCGAACAGCGAGCCGCTGCTGATTTCCCTTGCCGCGCAGCTGGAGTCGATCAACGACTGGGCATCGGAGACCCCCGACCCCTGGTGGTGA
- a CDS encoding cytidine deaminase codes for MSELDAEDNKLVVLARGAMGRAEAKSGAAVRDGDGRTYAGAPVSLSALSLTALQAAVAAAVASGASAIEAAVLVGGSHEDPGIAAVRELSPSATVVVTDRTGVPAGQL; via the coding sequence ATGAGTGAATTGGACGCCGAAGATAACAAGCTCGTCGTGCTGGCCCGTGGAGCGATGGGACGTGCCGAGGCGAAGTCAGGAGCGGCGGTGCGTGATGGCGACGGTCGCACCTATGCCGGTGCACCGGTGTCACTTTCGGCACTGTCGCTGACCGCGCTGCAGGCGGCCGTGGCAGCCGCGGTGGCCAGTGGAGCGTCGGCCATCGAGGCGGCGGTGCTGGTCGGTGGTTCGCACGAGGATCCGGGTATCGCGGCGGTGCGAGAGCTGTCGCCTTCGGCGACGGTCGTCGTAACCGATCGCACCGGTGTGCCTGCGGGGCAGTTGTGA
- the era gene encoding GTPase Era, with protein MSGPDQEFRSGFVCFVGRPNTGKSTLTNALVGQKVAITSNRPQTTRHTIRGIVHRENYQIVLVDTPGLHRPRTLLGQRLNDLVRDTYSEVDVIGLCIPADEGIGPGDKWIYEQIKLIAPRTTLIAIVTKIDKVSKERVAEQLLAVSELVGPDADIVPVSAVSGAQVQVLTEVLASKLQPGPAFYPDGELTDEPEEVLMAELIREAALEGVRDELPHSLAVVIDEVNEREGRPEGSELIDVHAILYVERDSQKGIVIGKGGSRLREVGTNARKQIEKLLGTKVFLDLRVKVAKNWQRDPKQLGKLGF; from the coding sequence GTGAGCGGACCCGATCAGGAGTTCCGTTCTGGCTTCGTCTGTTTCGTGGGGCGGCCGAACACCGGTAAGTCGACGCTGACCAATGCGCTGGTCGGGCAGAAGGTCGCCATCACCTCGAACCGGCCGCAGACCACCCGGCACACGATTCGCGGAATCGTGCACCGCGAGAACTACCAGATCGTCCTCGTCGACACTCCAGGCCTGCATCGGCCGCGCACGCTACTCGGGCAGCGGCTCAACGACCTTGTGCGCGATACATATTCCGAGGTCGACGTGATTGGCCTGTGCATCCCGGCCGATGAGGGCATCGGGCCGGGTGACAAGTGGATCTACGAGCAGATCAAGCTCATCGCGCCGCGCACCACGCTGATTGCGATCGTCACCAAGATCGACAAGGTGAGCAAGGAGCGAGTGGCCGAGCAGCTGCTGGCGGTGTCCGAGCTCGTCGGTCCGGATGCGGACATTGTTCCGGTGTCTGCCGTCTCCGGAGCCCAAGTCCAGGTGCTGACAGAGGTTTTGGCGTCCAAGCTGCAGCCTGGTCCCGCGTTCTATCCCGATGGTGAGCTGACCGATGAGCCCGAAGAGGTGCTCATGGCGGAGCTGATTCGTGAGGCCGCGCTCGAAGGTGTGCGTGATGAGCTGCCGCACTCGTTGGCGGTGGTGATCGACGAGGTGAACGAACGCGAGGGTCGGCCCGAAGGCTCGGAGCTGATCGATGTGCACGCGATTCTCTACGTCGAGCGGGACAGCCAAAAGGGCATCGTCATCGGCAAGGGCGGATCACGGCTGCGCGAAGTCGGGACCAACGCGCGCAAGCAGATCGAAAAGCTGCTCGGTACCAAGGTATTCCTGGATCTGCGGGTCAAGGTTGCCAAGAACTGGCAGCGTGACCCCAAGCAGCTCGGCAAGCTGGGGTTCTAG
- the hrcA gene encoding heat-inducible transcriptional repressor HrcA encodes MASADDRRFEVLRAIVADYVTTKEPIGSKALVDRHGLGVSSATVRNDMAVLEAEGYIAQPHTSSGRIPTEKGYREFVNRLEDVKPLSGAERKAILNFLEGGVDLDDVLRRAVRLLAQMTRQVAVVQYPTLSSSSVRHLEVVLLTPARLLLVVITDSGRVDQRIVELGDVISDDQLSRLRILLGAALDGKKLSAASVAVAELAEQSDDDLRYPLTRAATVLVETLVEHHEDRLLLGGTANLTRNAGDFGGQLRTVLEALEEQVVVLRLLAAQQEAGRVTVHIGHETAAEQMIGTSVVSTPYGAGGAVFGGMGVLGPTRMDYPGTIANVAAVAMYIGEVLAKR; translated from the coding sequence ATGGCCAGTGCCGATGACCGGCGCTTCGAGGTGCTGCGTGCCATCGTCGCCGATTACGTCACCACCAAGGAACCGATCGGCTCCAAGGCCCTGGTCGACAGGCACGGCCTCGGGGTTTCCAGCGCCACCGTCCGCAACGATATGGCGGTACTGGAGGCCGAGGGCTACATCGCCCAGCCGCACACCAGCTCAGGACGCATTCCGACGGAAAAGGGCTACCGCGAATTCGTCAACCGGCTCGAGGACGTCAAACCGCTCTCGGGTGCCGAGCGCAAGGCCATCCTGAATTTCCTGGAAGGCGGCGTCGACCTCGATGACGTGCTGCGCCGCGCCGTGCGGCTGCTGGCCCAGATGACCCGTCAGGTCGCCGTCGTGCAGTATCCGACACTGTCCTCGTCCAGCGTGCGCCACCTCGAAGTGGTCTTGCTGACCCCGGCCCGGCTGCTGCTGGTGGTCATCACCGACTCCGGGCGGGTCGATCAGCGGATCGTCGAGCTGGGCGACGTCATCAGTGATGACCAGCTGAGCAGACTCCGCATCCTGCTGGGCGCGGCCCTGGACGGCAAGAAGCTGTCGGCGGCCTCGGTGGCCGTCGCCGAGCTCGCCGAACAGTCCGACGATGACCTGCGCTATCCACTCACCCGTGCGGCGACGGTCCTGGTGGAAACGCTCGTCGAGCATCATGAGGATCGCCTGCTGCTCGGTGGCACGGCCAACCTGACCCGCAACGCCGGTGACTTCGGTGGTCAGCTGCGCACCGTGCTGGAGGCGCTGGAGGAGCAGGTGGTGGTTTTGCGCTTGCTCGCCGCACAGCAGGAGGCCGGCCGGGTCACCGTGCACATCGGCCACGAAACCGCTGCTGAGCAGATGATCGGCACCTCCGTCGTCTCCACCCCGTATGGTGCGGGCGGAGCGGTATTCGGCGGTATGGGTGTGCTGGGGCCCACACGGATGGACTACCCGGGAACCATCGCGAACGTCGCGGCGGTTGCCATGTATATCGGCGAAGTGCTAGCCAAGCGCTAG
- a CDS encoding PhoH family protein: MTSREEDAAVPSVLPSEVRSSVEIPNDLIMGLLGSADENLRELEDMLTADVHARGNTITFTGEPGDVALAERVVSELIVIARRGQQLTPSTVRHTGAMLTGDDDESPAEVLSLDILSRRGKTIRPKTLNQKRYVDAIDANTVVFGIGPAGTGKTYLAMAKAVNALQSKQVTRIILTRPAVEAGERLGFLPGTLSEKIDPYLRPLYDALHDMMDPELIPKLMSAGVIEVAPLAYMRGRTLNDAFIILDEAQNTTAEQMKMFLTRLGFGSKIVVTGDVTQVDLPGGARSGLRAAVEILDNIEGIHFSELTSADVVRHRLVAEIVDAYARFEDSDLTDNRAQRRASGNRSRHR, translated from the coding sequence GTGACGAGCCGAGAAGAAGATGCCGCTGTCCCGTCGGTATTGCCGTCGGAAGTACGCAGCAGCGTCGAGATTCCGAACGATCTCATCATGGGCCTGCTGGGTTCTGCTGATGAAAACCTGCGCGAGCTCGAGGACATGTTGACCGCCGATGTCCACGCTCGCGGAAACACCATCACCTTCACCGGCGAGCCCGGTGACGTGGCGTTGGCCGAGCGTGTGGTCTCCGAGCTGATCGTGATCGCCCGCCGGGGCCAGCAGCTGACACCCTCGACGGTGCGGCATACCGGGGCCATGCTCACCGGTGACGACGACGAATCGCCCGCCGAGGTACTGAGCCTGGACATCCTGTCGCGCCGTGGCAAGACCATCCGCCCGAAGACGCTGAACCAGAAGCGCTATGTGGACGCGATCGACGCCAACACGGTGGTTTTCGGTATCGGCCCGGCCGGTACCGGCAAGACGTATCTGGCGATGGCCAAGGCGGTCAACGCGTTACAGAGCAAGCAGGTCACCCGAATCATCCTCACCCGTCCCGCGGTCGAGGCGGGGGAGCGGCTGGGCTTCCTGCCCGGCACCCTGAGCGAGAAGATCGACCCATACCTGCGGCCGCTGTACGACGCGCTGCACGACATGATGGACCCCGAACTCATCCCCAAGCTGATGTCGGCCGGGGTTATCGAGGTTGCGCCACTGGCGTACATGCGGGGCCGGACACTCAACGACGCGTTCATCATTCTCGACGAGGCCCAGAACACGACTGCCGAACAGATGAAGATGTTCCTGACCCGACTGGGGTTCGGCTCGAAGATTGTGGTCACCGGTGACGTGACACAGGTCGACCTGCCGGGTGGCGCCCGTTCCGGGCTGCGTGCCGCAGTCGAGATTCTTGACAATATCGAGGGAATTCACTTCTCGGAGTTGACCAGTGCCGATGTGGTTCGTCACCGGTTGGTGGCGGAGATCGTGGACGCCTATGCACGTTTTGAGGACTCAGATCTGACAGACAACCGAGCGCAGCGGCGCGCATCGGGGAACCGGAGCCGGCACCGATGA
- the recO gene encoding DNA repair protein RecO gives MRLYRDRAVVLRQHKLGEADRIVTLLTRQHGLVRAVAKGVRRTRSKFGSRLEPFAHIDVQLYPGRNLDIVTQVQAIDAFASDIVSDYGRYTTACAILETAERIAGEERAPALALHRLTVGALRAIADQQRSRELVLDAYLLRAMSIAGWAPAINECARCATPGPHRAFHVGAGGSVCVHCRPAGAVTPPPGVLELMAALHDGDWAATDDVPQTQRTQASGLIAAHLQWHLERKLRTLPLVERGTRLNMTHGEEQPARSAAG, from the coding sequence ATGCGGCTTTATCGGGATCGTGCTGTGGTGCTGCGGCAGCACAAGCTCGGTGAGGCCGACCGCATCGTGACCCTGCTGACCCGCCAGCATGGCCTGGTCCGCGCGGTAGCCAAGGGAGTGCGCCGCACCCGCAGTAAGTTCGGGTCACGGCTGGAACCATTCGCGCATATCGATGTGCAGCTGTATCCGGGACGCAACCTCGACATCGTCACGCAGGTGCAGGCTATCGATGCCTTCGCGTCGGACATCGTCAGCGATTACGGCCGGTACACCACCGCCTGCGCCATCCTGGAGACCGCCGAGCGGATCGCCGGTGAAGAACGCGCTCCGGCCCTCGCTCTGCATCGCCTCACCGTCGGCGCGCTCAGGGCCATCGCCGATCAGCAGCGCTCGCGCGAGTTGGTTCTCGATGCATATCTGTTGCGCGCCATGAGCATTGCCGGGTGGGCACCCGCCATCAACGAGTGTGCGCGCTGTGCCACCCCCGGCCCGCACCGTGCCTTCCATGTGGGGGCGGGTGGCAGCGTCTGTGTGCACTGTCGTCCCGCGGGTGCGGTGACCCCACCGCCGGGTGTGCTGGAGCTGATGGCCGCGCTTCATGACGGCGACTGGGCGGCCACCGATGACGTGCCGCAGACCCAGCGCACCCAGGCCAGCGGATTGATCGCGGCGCATTTGCAGTGGCATCTGGAGCGCAAGCTGCGGACACTCCCGCTCGTCGAACGCGGGACCAGGTTAAATATGACCCATGGTGAAGAGCAGCCAGCCCGATCCGCAGCAGGATAA
- a CDS encoding DUF559 domain-containing protein — MGNLVMGSSAITSGALTRHELRTGYRRIYRNVYLPVGVELTARARAEAAFLWSGGSGVVCGISAAAMHGNPWISADRPAELIREWRSAPEGIILHADTLCPDESTVIDGVTVTTQARTAFDIGRRVYTSRAVELVDVLLRDCAKSEVNDLVSRYRGARGIRRLMNVLSLADPGAESVQETRLRMCLVGAGLPRPETQIELRGPDGRIIRLDMGWREHRVAAEFDGAQHWGDSAQHRRDIERRETIASMGWRLVRVSRDQLVNQPLAVVHRVRAALSAASRAA, encoded by the coding sequence ATGGGGAACCTGGTCATGGGGAGTTCGGCCATTACGTCGGGAGCGCTAACCCGCCACGAGTTGCGAACCGGTTATCGACGCATTTATCGCAATGTCTATCTACCCGTCGGAGTTGAGCTCACCGCGCGTGCGCGTGCCGAAGCAGCCTTTCTGTGGTCGGGTGGGAGCGGCGTGGTGTGTGGCATCTCGGCTGCGGCTATGCACGGTAATCCGTGGATATCCGCTGACCGGCCCGCCGAGTTGATTCGTGAATGGCGTAGTGCACCCGAGGGGATCATCTTGCATGCGGACACGTTGTGCCCTGACGAGTCGACGGTGATCGACGGGGTTACGGTCACGACGCAGGCCAGGACGGCGTTCGACATCGGCCGCCGGGTGTATACCTCTCGTGCAGTCGAATTGGTTGACGTGCTTCTTCGGGACTGCGCGAAGAGCGAAGTGAATGATCTTGTCTCACGGTATCGGGGCGCGCGGGGCATTCGGCGATTGATGAATGTGTTGTCGCTGGCAGACCCCGGCGCTGAGTCTGTTCAAGAGACACGACTGCGGATGTGCCTTGTCGGTGCGGGACTACCGCGTCCTGAAACTCAGATCGAACTGCGGGGTCCCGACGGGCGGATCATTCGGCTCGACATGGGCTGGCGGGAGCACCGGGTGGCCGCCGAATTCGACGGGGCGCAGCACTGGGGCGACTCTGCCCAGCATCGCCGCGATATCGAACGGCGCGAGACGATCGCTTCGATGGGCTGGCGGCTGGTGCGCGTCAGTCGGGACCAGCTCGTCAACCAACCGTTGGCGGTCGTCCACCGGGTTCGAGCCGCCCTGAGTGCCGCATCCCGAGCGGCCTAG